A window of the Dyadobacter pollutisoli genome harbors these coding sequences:
- a CDS encoding FAD:protein FMN transferase, whose product MNRFAGVVCFLMSWTLPLSDEAATLETPMVSISGEAQGTTYHIKYFDGQNRNFKVQIDSILTEFDKSLSNYRKDSEIAEFNKSSSLTFRLPYFYPVLKKSEEIFNATDGAFDPTIMPLVEAYGFGPKKKIDPENANVDSLLQLIGFQNIQFNKTSVSKKKPHIRLDFNGIAQGYSVDIIGHFLETKNINRFMVEIGGEVVCKGKKNDGQYWVAGIENPLVPGTLHSSIVLADRAMTTAGNYRNHFKKNGQVFNHIINPKTGSMEQSSVLSVTVIAKDAITADGYDTAFFVMGLDGIKRFLTKRKDIDVYVLYTNDEGKMEAFVTEGIKNFIKETAN is encoded by the coding sequence ATGAATCGATTTGCCGGAGTAGTTTGTTTTTTAATGTCCTGGACGCTGCCTCTTTCCGATGAGGCAGCAACTTTGGAAACACCAATGGTCTCCATTAGCGGAGAGGCACAAGGGACCACTTATCATATCAAATACTTCGATGGCCAAAACCGAAATTTCAAGGTTCAAATTGATTCGATCCTGACAGAATTTGACAAATCACTTTCCAATTACCGGAAAGACTCGGAGATCGCCGAGTTCAACAAGTCCAGTTCACTGACATTCCGGCTACCTTATTTTTATCCTGTTTTAAAAAAATCAGAAGAAATATTTAATGCAACTGACGGCGCTTTTGACCCGACGATCATGCCGCTGGTGGAAGCCTACGGATTTGGCCCTAAAAAGAAAATAGACCCTGAGAATGCTAATGTTGATTCGCTGTTGCAACTGATCGGTTTTCAGAACATTCAGTTTAACAAAACCTCGGTCAGCAAAAAGAAGCCGCACATCAGGCTTGATTTCAATGGAATTGCCCAGGGTTACTCGGTTGACATTATTGGCCATTTTCTTGAAACTAAAAATATAAACCGGTTTATGGTCGAGATAGGTGGCGAGGTGGTTTGCAAAGGAAAAAAGAACGATGGACAGTACTGGGTTGCAGGGATAGAAAATCCGCTGGTTCCCGGCACATTGCATTCATCCATTGTGCTCGCCGACCGCGCCATGACGACGGCTGGAAATTACCGGAATCATTTCAAGAAAAATGGACAGGTTTTCAATCACATTATAAACCCCAAAACCGGGTCGATGGAGCAAAGTTCGGTACTGAGCGTGACGGTGATTGCCAAAGATGCGATCACAGCGGACGGCTACGACACAGCTTTTTTTGTAATGGGCCTGGATGGTATCAAACGATTTTTGACCAAGAGAAAAGATATAGATGTGTACGTTCTATACACCAACGACGAAGGCAAAATGGAGGCTTTTGTGACCGAAGGAATTAAGAATTTTATTAAAGAAACAGCGAATTAA
- a CDS encoding glycerophosphoryl diester phosphodiesterase, translating to MRISITLFLNIILLGSVFAQKKIVNSLSNDDIQIHWQQQNDSWRINKILVKKDGKWVQGLTPSGEYTLLYSDTKTSAEPKETFEKITGGKFPEDNYHYQQEQWKESTTEVSLNTAGQAFHFLPSSLQAKNGELEFKKETEAATVVANWKLDPNFPGDVLVTMTLTPKKKGYFSLATPTLATVPTEQMAWISVPGYFQSNFLQKNFALAYAYGHGAPARPVVYRERCATTLSPLVSTKNGITLSVIPEPGLARDPWAKDKITQTDWFLGLSHMNRKAQLSPTLYYPVLGEPKSERNAGETISYSFRYSLIAGDWFQAAKHAANDIYKFRETLALRQSKQSLTDRIEKMHHYLTDPATSMWNIEEFEGKKIGAQSYLGGVVGSNKDAMKNADYGAMWMLANATNDPELKEKVLPPALNFKLVQQETDKGFFDGAIEGQYYLAKSKKFVEEWGEVVEPIALTYYVLLDMGNMLLFDANNTELKNRLRLGADKLLNWQRADGSWAVAYDRKTEQELFKDIKDVRPTFYGMIVAYRLLKDEKYLKAAQKGADWFIKNAVETGAFLGVCGDARYAPDFATGQSAQALLDLYDLTKNKKYQDAAITCAKIYTTSIYTHPIANHNAKSVNGVAREDWEISQTGLSFEHGGIFGSATRHGPIQLASHAGMFIRMSQLTNEPIFADMARSAAIGRDAFVDSKTSVASYYWNAMNRGAGPYPHHAWWQIGWITDYLLSEVALRSAGKVEFPRGFVTPKVGPHQTYGFEAGKVYGEKANLVIREGFVAGIQPTVDCILAENTSKNEAYVILLNNRAQPSNGKLTFDPDKWAAGKKVKNIAKTVSGEAISTASYQLPGFGMEVYTVRFE from the coding sequence ATGCGAATTTCCATAACCCTTTTCCTGAACATTATTTTGCTGGGCAGCGTCTTCGCCCAGAAGAAAATCGTCAATTCGCTATCCAATGACGACATTCAGATTCATTGGCAGCAACAAAATGATAGCTGGCGGATCAACAAGATTTTGGTAAAAAAAGACGGCAAATGGGTGCAGGGACTCACTCCTTCCGGCGAGTACACATTACTCTATTCCGACACCAAAACTTCCGCCGAACCCAAAGAGACATTTGAAAAAATTACAGGCGGCAAATTCCCGGAGGACAACTACCATTACCAGCAGGAACAGTGGAAAGAAAGCACCACCGAGGTTTCATTGAACACAGCCGGCCAGGCTTTTCATTTTCTACCATCATCATTGCAGGCCAAAAATGGAGAACTGGAATTCAAGAAGGAAACCGAGGCGGCTACGGTTGTGGCAAACTGGAAACTCGACCCAAATTTCCCGGGTGACGTGCTGGTTACCATGACATTGACCCCGAAAAAGAAGGGCTATTTTTCACTGGCTACACCCACATTAGCAACTGTACCCACAGAACAAATGGCGTGGATATCGGTACCGGGCTACTTTCAAAGTAACTTTTTACAGAAAAATTTCGCGCTCGCATATGCATACGGACATGGCGCACCCGCCCGCCCGGTTGTTTACCGCGAACGTTGCGCCACCACGCTGAGCCCGCTGGTGAGTACCAAAAACGGCATCACATTGTCAGTCATTCCGGAGCCAGGGCTGGCGAGAGATCCGTGGGCGAAAGACAAAATCACGCAAACGGACTGGTTTTTAGGTTTGTCGCACATGAACCGTAAAGCCCAGCTTTCTCCTACCCTTTATTACCCGGTGTTGGGTGAACCAAAGTCGGAGCGTAATGCCGGAGAAACGATCAGCTACTCATTCCGGTACAGCCTTATTGCAGGCGACTGGTTCCAGGCTGCGAAGCATGCTGCTAATGATATTTACAAATTCCGCGAGACGCTGGCACTTCGGCAAAGCAAACAATCGCTGACCGACCGCATTGAAAAAATGCACCATTACCTCACCGATCCGGCAACTTCGATGTGGAACATTGAGGAGTTTGAAGGGAAAAAGATTGGTGCTCAATCCTATCTCGGTGGAGTGGTAGGCTCCAATAAAGACGCAATGAAAAACGCGGATTACGGTGCAATGTGGATGCTGGCCAATGCTACCAACGATCCCGAACTGAAAGAAAAAGTATTGCCCCCCGCACTCAATTTCAAACTGGTACAGCAAGAAACTGATAAAGGATTTTTTGACGGTGCCATTGAGGGTCAGTATTATTTGGCCAAAAGCAAAAAATTCGTCGAAGAATGGGGCGAGGTGGTGGAACCTATCGCACTGACTTACTATGTGTTACTCGACATGGGGAATATGCTTTTGTTTGATGCTAATAATACCGAGCTCAAAAACAGGCTGCGCCTTGGTGCGGATAAATTGCTTAACTGGCAGCGTGCAGACGGCAGCTGGGCAGTGGCTTACGACCGCAAAACGGAACAAGAACTTTTCAAAGATATCAAAGATGTAAGACCGACTTTCTACGGAATGATCGTGGCTTACCGACTTTTGAAAGATGAAAAATACCTGAAAGCGGCGCAAAAAGGCGCGGATTGGTTTATCAAAAATGCAGTTGAAACCGGCGCATTTCTGGGCGTTTGTGGCGATGCACGCTACGCTCCCGACTTTGCGACTGGCCAGTCAGCGCAGGCGTTGCTTGACCTTTATGATTTGACCAAAAACAAAAAGTACCAGGACGCAGCCATCACCTGCGCGAAAATTTACACCACTTCCATCTATACCCACCCCATCGCCAATCACAATGCTAAATCGGTGAATGGCGTCGCGAGGGAAGACTGGGAGATCAGTCAGACCGGGCTTAGCTTTGAACATGGCGGCATTTTCGGTTCTGCTACACGCCATGGCCCTATCCAGCTGGCCAGCCATGCGGGAATGTTTATCAGGATGTCGCAGCTGACCAACGAACCCATTTTTGCCGATATGGCGCGCTCGGCGGCGATTGGACGGGATGCATTTGTAGACAGCAAAACGAGTGTGGCTTCCTACTATTGGAATGCGATGAACCGCGGCGCCGGCCCCTACCCGCATCATGCGTGGTGGCAGATCGGCTGGATCACCGATTATTTGCTTTCAGAAGTAGCATTGCGATCTGCTGGAAAAGTGGAGTTCCCGAGAGGCTTTGTAACACCCAAAGTTGGTCCGCATCAAACCTATGGCTTCGAGGCGGGGAAGGTGTACGGAGAAAAAGCTAATCTGGTCATTCGCGAAGGATTTGTAGCGGGTATTCAGCCGACGGTAGACTGCATTTTGGCTGAGAATACCTCCAAAAATGAAGCGTACGTCATCCTTTTGAACAACCGTGCACAGCCTTCCAACGGGAAACTAACATTTGATCCTGACAAATGGGCTGCTGGTAAAAAGGTCAAAAATATTGCCAAAACTGTTTCGGGAGAAGCTATCAGCACTGCTTCGTATCAATTGCCTGGATTTGGAATGGAGGTATACACTGTGCGGTTTGAGTAA
- a CDS encoding sialate O-acetylesterase — translation MIRISIGIFILFSVFASQFTLADGIKMPWFFSDNMVLQRQKPIHFWGTAAPKSTFTIDFNGEKKKVKAEPGGNWKVTFSAREAGGPYEINVVSDSSFSFKNVMIGDVWLCSGQSNMEWPVSKVFNASYELKNADLPQIRSFTVAREISTNPQSNTTKAFWQVSTPENAAAFSAVAYFFAKEIYRTQHIPIGIIHSSWGGTFIEPWIGLQSMNEHPDFKELADKFNAKYKGNNALEMSQQAYATGSQKWMENLWKSDSGFVEKWYSPAYQPKNWKKLIAPDYWENHGLQDFDGVVWLRKEVNVPASMADKPLLLNLETLKDYDITYFNGTEIARGTWQPGRRIYTIPKESVKQGKNLISIRLENLSGLGGFTSRDATQLWLKELSESENPLIIPLSGEWLFKSSLAINAYPAKPADPSENRKNPSVIYNAMIAPFADLGLKGFLWYQGEANASDAAKYKKSLPLLISDWRKQFNQGELPFIIAQLAGYGALTPNPVESNWAELREAQMATLAVPQTGLAVTIDVGNPYDVHPIYKQQVGQRMAAEARRICYGENGLQTSPLYESMQIEGNKIRLKFKYATNGLKPKEGALKGFAIAGEDKKFVWAKTKIEGNEVIVWQDGIDNPKTVRYAWSGSPVESNGANLYNQTGYPASPFRTDKP, via the coding sequence ATGATTCGCATTAGCATTGGGATATTCATTCTGTTTAGTGTTTTCGCCAGCCAATTTACTTTGGCAGACGGAATAAAAATGCCCTGGTTTTTTAGCGATAATATGGTGTTACAACGTCAGAAACCTATTCATTTTTGGGGAACGGCTGCGCCGAAATCTACATTCACCATTGATTTTAATGGAGAAAAGAAAAAGGTAAAAGCAGAGCCGGGCGGCAACTGGAAAGTAACTTTTTCAGCACGGGAAGCCGGCGGACCTTATGAGATCAATGTGGTTTCGGATAGCTCATTTTCTTTCAAAAACGTAATGATCGGGGATGTCTGGCTTTGTTCCGGGCAATCGAATATGGAATGGCCGGTAAGCAAGGTATTTAATGCTTCCTACGAACTCAAAAACGCCGATCTGCCGCAGATCCGGTCTTTTACGGTTGCGAGAGAGATCAGTACCAATCCTCAGAGTAACACAACCAAAGCATTCTGGCAAGTCTCTACTCCTGAAAATGCTGCGGCTTTTTCGGCAGTTGCTTACTTTTTTGCGAAAGAAATTTACAGGACACAACACATTCCAATCGGCATTATCCACTCTTCCTGGGGAGGCACTTTTATCGAGCCCTGGATCGGGCTGCAAAGCATGAATGAGCATCCTGATTTCAAAGAACTGGCCGACAAATTCAATGCTAAATACAAGGGTAACAATGCGCTTGAAATGAGCCAGCAGGCCTATGCTACGGGTTCACAAAAATGGATGGAAAATTTGTGGAAAAGCGACAGCGGTTTTGTTGAAAAGTGGTATTCGCCAGCCTATCAGCCCAAGAATTGGAAAAAACTGATCGCTCCCGACTACTGGGAAAATCACGGCCTGCAAGATTTTGACGGAGTTGTGTGGCTACGCAAAGAAGTGAATGTACCTGCTTCGATGGCTGATAAACCACTCCTTTTGAACCTCGAAACATTGAAAGATTACGACATTACCTATTTCAACGGAACCGAAATCGCACGCGGGACCTGGCAGCCGGGCAGAAGAATTTATACCATCCCAAAAGAATCGGTAAAACAAGGCAAAAACCTGATTTCCATCCGACTTGAAAACTTGTCCGGATTGGGCGGTTTTACCAGTCGGGACGCTACTCAGCTATGGCTTAAAGAACTCTCAGAGTCAGAAAATCCATTGATAATCCCATTGTCTGGTGAGTGGCTTTTCAAGAGCAGTCTGGCTATAAATGCGTACCCTGCCAAACCAGCAGATCCTTCTGAAAACCGAAAAAATCCATCGGTAATTTATAATGCCATGATCGCACCTTTTGCTGATTTGGGGTTAAAAGGGTTTCTCTGGTACCAGGGCGAGGCCAATGCTTCCGATGCTGCCAAGTACAAAAAGTCGCTGCCGCTGCTGATTTCCGATTGGCGAAAACAATTTAACCAGGGAGAATTACCATTTATCATCGCGCAACTGGCAGGTTACGGTGCACTGACTCCCAATCCTGTTGAATCAAACTGGGCTGAACTACGCGAGGCGCAAATGGCGACGCTAGCTGTTCCGCAAACCGGCCTGGCGGTTACCATTGATGTCGGAAATCCTTACGATGTCCACCCGATTTATAAACAGCAGGTCGGCCAACGAATGGCAGCCGAAGCCAGAAGGATTTGCTACGGTGAAAACGGCCTCCAAACCTCTCCATTGTACGAATCGATGCAAATTGAAGGCAATAAGATCCGCTTGAAATTCAAATATGCAACGAATGGATTGAAGCCCAAAGAAGGCGCTTTGAAAGGATTTGCGATTGCGGGAGAAGACAAAAAATTTGTTTGGGCAAAAACCAAAATTGAAGGAAATGAAGTGATCGTTTGGCAGGATGGCATTGATAATCCGAAAACCGTACGCTATGCCTGGTCGGGCAGCCCGGTGGAAAGCAACGGCGCCAATCTTTACAACCAGACGGGCTACCCCGCCTCCCCATTCCGAACCGACAAACCGTAA
- a CDS encoding sodium:solute symporter family protein produces MNTTIDTIVILVFSAFVMGIGMLFARTGRNLKSFFAGGEAVPWFIGGLSLFMSFFSAGTFVAWGSIAYKHGWVAITIQWTMCIGALVTALYLAPRWKRTGALTAAEFIRERLGLPVQKTYIFIFTLVSVFIKGSVLYPVARLVSASLDLPLVPCTIGLGLFMIAYTAVGGLWAVMVTDILQFVVLSAAVFILLPLSFDKVGGWEGFTQRIPGDFFNLLNGEYTLGFVAAFVIYHICYIGGNWTMVQRYTSVDSEKSAKKVAFLFAGLYLISPVIWMFPPMIYKAINPSLTGLDTENAYLMICKLVLPPGLLGLMLTGMYFSTSASANTALNVVSAVFTNDIYKGMVNPKASDKQLIRVARGSSWVFGLGMIGIALLVPAAGGIVEVVLSISAISGGPLLAPPLWALFSKRLTSKVTLWVTGVGLSVNLFFKILAPILLDFKLSRGMETIVGVGLPLLLLLAYELWSRSNNLTANEYREYLVSKEQKRINALEVNEGEALEIKRQNRFGLQVIAGALLFTAVMLYILSVLTTSGAVITAGVATVVLISSLIPFLASRKVSEVLPVQENHPHA; encoded by the coding sequence ATGAATACCACCATTGATACCATTGTCATTCTCGTCTTTTCCGCATTCGTGATGGGCATTGGGATGTTGTTTGCCAGGACCGGGAGAAATTTGAAGTCATTTTTCGCAGGAGGCGAAGCCGTACCCTGGTTCATCGGCGGATTATCACTTTTCATGAGCTTTTTCTCCGCCGGGACTTTCGTGGCCTGGGGTTCCATTGCGTACAAACATGGCTGGGTAGCGATCACCATTCAATGGACAATGTGCATCGGCGCATTGGTAACAGCACTTTACCTGGCTCCTCGCTGGAAACGGACGGGCGCGTTAACAGCCGCCGAATTCATCCGCGAACGCCTGGGTTTACCTGTTCAAAAGACCTACATTTTCATTTTCACACTCGTCTCTGTTTTTATCAAGGGTTCAGTGCTTTATCCCGTTGCCAGGCTTGTGAGTGCCTCGCTGGACTTGCCGCTGGTACCTTGTACCATTGGTTTGGGATTGTTTATGATCGCCTACACGGCGGTCGGAGGGCTTTGGGCGGTGATGGTGACGGATATTTTACAATTCGTGGTTTTGTCGGCAGCGGTATTCATTTTACTTCCGCTATCATTTGATAAAGTCGGTGGCTGGGAAGGTTTCACGCAACGAATTCCGGGTGATTTTTTCAATCTTTTGAACGGCGAATATACCCTTGGTTTTGTCGCCGCATTTGTCATTTATCACATTTGCTACATAGGCGGCAACTGGACGATGGTACAGAGGTATACCAGTGTGGATAGTGAAAAATCAGCGAAAAAAGTGGCTTTTCTATTTGCCGGATTGTATCTCATCAGCCCCGTGATCTGGATGTTCCCACCGATGATTTACAAGGCCATTAATCCATCACTGACCGGCCTGGATACGGAAAATGCTTATCTCATGATCTGCAAACTGGTGCTGCCTCCCGGCCTGCTCGGGCTCATGCTCACCGGCATGTATTTCTCCACTTCTGCGAGTGCCAATACCGCTTTGAATGTAGTTTCGGCAGTATTTACCAATGATATCTATAAAGGAATGGTGAACCCGAAAGCTTCTGACAAGCAGCTGATCCGTGTCGCGCGTGGCTCCTCCTGGGTATTCGGGCTGGGTATGATCGGGATCGCATTACTTGTGCCTGCCGCGGGTGGGATCGTGGAAGTGGTACTGAGCATTTCAGCCATTTCGGGCGGGCCTTTGCTGGCTCCTCCACTTTGGGCATTGTTTTCAAAACGGCTCACCAGTAAAGTAACATTATGGGTTACGGGTGTTGGCTTGTCCGTCAATTTATTCTTCAAAATATTAGCTCCGATTCTGCTGGATTTCAAGTTATCGCGGGGAATGGAAACCATTGTGGGCGTCGGGTTGCCGTTACTGCTCCTGCTTGCTTACGAGCTGTGGTCACGATCGAATAACCTGACGGCCAATGAGTACCGGGAGTATCTGGTATCCAAAGAACAAAAGAGAATTAATGCACTGGAAGTCAATGAGGGGGAGGCGTTGGAGATCAAACGTCAGAATCGTTTTGGATTGCAGGTGATTGCCGGTGCGCTGCTTTTTACAGCAGTGATGCTTTATATTCTGAGTGTTTTGACGACTTCGGGTGCCGTGATTACGGCAGGGGTGGCGACGGTGGTTCTGATATCCTCATTGATCCCATTTTTGGCATCCAGGAAGGTCAGTGAAGTTTTACCAGTTCAAGAAAATCATCCGCACGCATGA
- a CDS encoding putative toxin-antitoxin system toxin component, PIN family, whose translation MKIVLDTNVLLISLPLKSKYRPIFDALRAGDFELVVSNDILLEYHEKIAEKTSFEIAENVIKLILSLDNCTLQTTFFEWGLMHNDEDDNKYVDCALVASADHLISEDRHFNILKTVEFPKLSVMRADDFLELVKLH comes from the coding sequence ATGAAAATAGTTCTGGACACAAATGTTTTGCTGATTTCTCTTCCTTTAAAGTCCAAATACCGTCCCATTTTTGATGCGCTCAGAGCGGGCGACTTTGAATTGGTGGTCAGTAATGACATTTTGCTTGAATACCACGAAAAAATTGCCGAAAAAACGTCTTTTGAAATCGCCGAAAATGTCATTAAGTTGATTTTATCTCTCGACAACTGCACACTGCAGACTACCTTTTTCGAATGGGGATTGATGCACAATGATGAAGACGACAATAAATATGTTGACTGTGCATTAGTGGCGAGCGCAGACCATTTGATTTCAGAAGATCGGCATTTTAACATTCTCAAAACGGTTGAATTTCCTAAATTATCTGTCATGCGTGCGGATGATTTTCTTGAACTGGTAAAACTTCACTGA
- a CDS encoding glycoside hydrolase family 2 protein — MNYRFQTLLLIIAYWAPQTTFAQYHIKDPGAISLNGDWWFVLDPAELGISNQWYKENAAKPSRQDKVTVPHCFSTDARYEFYTGTAWYRKFFPWKPTSGKRVILHFDAAYYKTYVWLNGQKVGEHEGGYTPFSFDATSFLKESDNELVVAVNNNTWKTNTIPGVKDNGDVDDSFVGWVNYGGLTRPVYLTIEPEVYAENIKIETTPDLIKSSASITAKIRVKNSSSNAATPKVDFVVFQDKKPVLLRWKTRSASIPAGQTAFIEAEATIPAPQVKLWDLDQPNLYELKATVGSDSIASHFGIRKIEIRDTQILLNGKPLKVGGGNRVLDYPGLGSMEPDWLVEKDFRLMKEAGMEFQRLTHYTPGEYFYDLADKHGMLIITEAGNWQLTGKQMDDDSMRNKFKSQFREMAERDWNHPSVMAYSVGNEYLSDEPGGQRWTKDMIAFAREVDPTRLYTFATMRLNALPAKPEDEASQYVDFVSTNTYGGHARSLDHIHKLYPNKPVFISEWGTRSDGDKGEAYQAQHIREVVSEIRKRPYVAGISWWTYNDYRSKLFGTNVNGYRPWGIVGPDRSHRPAYAVHQRELSPVTIEKVSFTKGDQGQHQLVLRITSRADFPSRTIKGYTLKTEKTGINLPNLNPGESKDITIPVLGFDKTIHITISKPTGFATLETEFELK, encoded by the coding sequence ATGAACTATAGATTTCAAACATTACTCCTGATTATCGCCTATTGGGCGCCACAAACCACTTTCGCTCAGTATCATATCAAAGATCCGGGGGCGATATCGCTTAATGGGGATTGGTGGTTTGTGCTGGACCCGGCTGAGCTTGGAATTTCAAATCAGTGGTATAAAGAGAACGCGGCTAAGCCCTCCCGACAAGACAAGGTAACTGTACCGCACTGTTTCTCGACAGATGCCCGCTATGAATTTTACACAGGAACAGCCTGGTATCGTAAATTTTTTCCCTGGAAACCAACGTCAGGCAAACGCGTGATCCTGCATTTCGATGCAGCTTATTACAAAACCTACGTTTGGCTGAATGGCCAGAAAGTCGGCGAGCATGAAGGTGGTTACACGCCTTTCAGCTTCGATGCGACTTCTTTCCTCAAAGAAAGTGATAATGAGCTGGTCGTTGCAGTCAATAACAATACCTGGAAAACAAATACCATTCCAGGGGTCAAGGATAATGGAGATGTCGATGATTCCTTTGTAGGCTGGGTCAATTACGGCGGACTGACCCGCCCTGTTTACCTGACAATCGAGCCGGAGGTTTACGCTGAGAATATCAAAATTGAAACAACACCGGACCTTATTAAGAGCTCTGCCAGCATTACCGCCAAAATCCGGGTCAAAAATTCATCTTCAAACGCAGCTACGCCAAAAGTTGACTTTGTTGTTTTTCAAGACAAAAAACCAGTTTTATTACGGTGGAAAACGAGATCTGCTAGTATTCCCGCTGGACAAACTGCCTTCATTGAGGCAGAAGCAACAATTCCAGCCCCACAGGTAAAGCTATGGGACCTTGACCAGCCGAACCTGTACGAACTCAAAGCCACAGTCGGCTCGGACTCGATCGCTTCCCACTTCGGGATACGAAAAATCGAAATCCGCGACACACAGATATTGCTCAACGGAAAGCCATTAAAAGTCGGAGGAGGGAATCGTGTGCTGGATTACCCGGGATTGGGTTCAATGGAGCCGGACTGGCTTGTTGAAAAAGACTTCCGCCTGATGAAAGAGGCTGGTATGGAGTTCCAGCGGCTCACACATTATACTCCCGGTGAATATTTCTATGACCTGGCCGACAAACACGGAATGCTGATCATCACCGAAGCGGGGAACTGGCAACTTACCGGAAAGCAAATGGACGATGATTCCATGCGGAATAAATTCAAATCGCAGTTCAGGGAAATGGCCGAGCGGGATTGGAATCATCCGAGTGTGATGGCATACAGCGTTGGTAATGAATACCTTTCCGATGAGCCTGGTGGTCAGCGCTGGACGAAAGACATGATTGCATTCGCCAGAGAAGTTGATCCCACACGGCTCTACACTTTTGCGACAATGCGCCTGAATGCATTGCCCGCTAAGCCCGAAGATGAGGCCAGTCAGTACGTGGATTTTGTATCAACCAACACCTACGGTGGACACGCCAGGTCCCTCGATCATATCCACAAACTTTATCCCAACAAACCTGTATTTATCAGCGAGTGGGGTACGCGCTCCGACGGAGACAAAGGTGAAGCATACCAGGCGCAACATATCCGGGAAGTTGTGTCCGAGATCCGAAAAAGGCCTTATGTGGCCGGCATTTCATGGTGGACCTATAACGACTACCGCAGTAAATTGTTTGGTACGAATGTGAATGGCTACCGGCCCTGGGGTATAGTTGGTCCGGACCGATCTCACCGCCCTGCTTATGCGGTTCACCAGAGAGAATTATCACCGGTAACCATTGAAAAAGTAAGTTTCACAAAAGGTGACCAGGGGCAACATCAGCTGGTGCTGCGCATCACATCGCGCGCAGATTTCCCTTCACGGACTATCAAGGGATATACGCTTAAAACCGAAAAAACAGGCATTAACCTGCCAAACCTGAACCCCGGAGAAAGCAAGGACATTACGATTCCTGTTCTTGGATTTGATAAAACGATACATATAACAATCTCTAAACCAACCGGTTTTGCAACCCTTGAAACGGAGTTTGAACTGAAATAA